From one Catharus ustulatus isolate bCatUst1 chromosome 1, bCatUst1.pri.v2, whole genome shotgun sequence genomic stretch:
- the RPL30 gene encoding 60S ribosomal protein L30 — MVAAKKTKKSLESINSRLQLVMKSGKYVLGYKQTLKMIRQGKAKLVILANNCPALRKSEIEYYAMLAKTGVHHYSGNNIELGTACGKYYRVCTLAIIDPGDSDIIRSMPEQTSEK; from the exons ATGGTGGCCGCGAAGAAGACG AAAAAGTCCCTGGAGTCCATCAACTCCAGGCTTCAGCTGGTTATGAAAAGTGGCAAATATGTGCTTGGGTACAAACAGACTCTGAAAATGATTCGTCAGGGCAAAGCCAAGTTGGTCATCCTTGCCAACAACTGTCCTGCTTTGAG AAAATCGGAGATTGAGTACTACGCTATGCTGGCCAAGACCGGTGTCCATCATTATAGTGGGAACAACATTGAGTTGGGCACAGCGTGTGGAAAATACTACAGAGTGTGCACACTGGCCATCATTGACCCAG gTGACTCTGACATCATTAGAAGCATGCCAGAACAAACCAGTGAGAAGTAA